GCCTGGACTTTAAATATGTCTTTTGAGTAATGGTATTGCGGCGATTGACCGCCTTTTATGAAACGAatgttctttttttcttatctaTTAAGAGtcaatttatttatttatcttagtTGTTCATAATACTATCCAGGTATTTCTGCTTCATGATAAATGCTGCCAGTAATTCACTGCCATGAAAGCTACAGGGGTCAGAAACAGGTTTGTGTTGAGTAACCACTGCGGAGTTACACTACAACAATCCCCTCACGAGTTGTCAGACGCATGATTTACCCCGTATTCAATTATCCCGTTATATATCCTATTCGTTGCCTTCATTCCCGGGAGCCACTTCAAACCCTGTCTTCTTGCATTCCGGATACTCATTTGCGTGACTTTTGATCATCAAGATCGCTTACACACAACATACAACCTCGATACAGCTTACCTCATCCGTGCTTCTACTTTGAAAGCATCATCATGGTTCAGAGAATTGACATCAACGAGGGCTGGGAGTTCAAGCAATCCAGCTCTTTGAACAATGAAACCGCTTCGTCTTATCTACCCACTGCGCAGTTTCCCACTGTTGCCCACATCGATCTCATGCACCACAATCTCATTCCAGACCCGTATATAGACATCAATGAGTTGAAGTGTCTATGGGTGAACGATGCGGATTGGACTTACCGCACCGGAATGGTCGGACCAGTCACTCTCAAAGATTCCGAGCGGGCAGTTCTTGTCTTTGAAGGTCTCGACACCATCGTTGATGTGTATCTCAACGACCAACACATTCTGTTCAGCGATAACATGCATGTGTCTCATCGGGTCGATGTGACGGAACTTCTTGGAAACATGGCAGACTCGGCAGTCCTTGAATTGAGGTTCAAAGCAGCTCCAGCTTATGGTCGCTCGGAACGCGAAAGAATCGGTTACAAGAGACTCCCAACTGGCCGTGGCGTCAATTTCGGAGGGTCTGAGAGACTCTTTGTCAGGAAAGCTCAATACCATTGGGGTTGGGACTGGGGACCAGCTGTGAACACCTGTGGCCCATGGAAACCTATCTACATCGAAGTATACAAGTCGAAAGTCCATGACCTTTGGGTCACTCAAAATGTCACAGAAGATCTCTCTTCAGTCGAGGTCACTGTGAAGGGCGAGGTCGAAAACGCTGATGGTATTGATCACGTCACTATACAGGTATTTGACAACGAGAGCAGAGACACAGTTTGTGAAAAAGAAGCCGAGTTGTCGTCCGATGGCTCCTTCAAGACTTGTTTCGCAATGGACAGCCCAAAGTTGTGGTATCCGTTCATGTATGGCAAGCAGAATCTGTATGTCGTCAAAGTAACCATCCCTGGTGATACAGCAACCAAATGTATCGGTTTAAGAAGACTACGCCTACTTCAGCATCCTCTCAAGGATCAGCAGGGAACTTCTTTTATCTTCGAGATCAATAACATCTGTCTTTTCTCGGGAGGTTCGTGCTGGATCCCAGCTGACTTCATGCTCCCACGAGTCACGAGACAGAGATACGAACAGTGGATATGTATGGCAAAAGAAGGAAATCAGTCCATGATCCGCGTTTGGGGCGGTGGAATTGTCGAAGATGATATGTTCTACGATATTTGTGATCGTGAAGGAATTTTGGTTTGGCAAGACTTTTTGTTCGCCTGTGGAAACTACCCTGCGCCACCAGACTTTATCGCAAACGTCAAGAACGAAGCGGAGCAACAGGTCAAGCGTGTGGGACATCACCCATCACTTGTCCTTTGGTGCGGAAACAATGAGGACTATATGTGCGCAGATCAAGACCGCTGCTGGGATGTTGACTACAGCGACACAACTGGCCCGTGGGATAAAACCACGTTTCCTGCGCGTGAGATTTACGAACGCACTTTGCCTGCTGTCATTGCAGCCTCAGAGACTGACGTGCCATATTGGATCAGTTCACCGTATGGGGGAAGTGTCTCAAATGATACGACAGTTGGCGATACACATTGCTGGGACGTTTGGCACGGCAAACTATTTCCATATCAGGACTACAAGGCTTTTACATCCCGTTTCATATCGGAATTTGGCTTCGAGTCAGCACCCAGTCTGAACACATTACATCGCGCCATCACTGACCCTAGGGAACGCCATGCGCAGTCGCGAACATTCGACGCTCATGATAAAGGCCCGGGCCATCAAAGGCGATACCCGATGTACATGGGCGAAAACTATCGTTTCAGAATGAATCCACTTGAGGACTTTGTATACTGTACTCAGTTCCTCCAAGCAGAAGCGATGGCTTATGCATACAACTGCTGGCGCAGAGAGTTCAGAGGTCCTGGTCAAGAATATTGTGCTGGTGTTTTAGTCTGGCAGCTGAATGATATCTGGCCTGGAACTAGCTGGGCGCTTGTCGatgtggatttgaacccgaAACCAGCTTACTACATCACTAAGCGAGCATTGGCTAAGACGGTGGTAGGGATGGAGCGTGTCGTTACTGCAAAGCCACCTTATATCACAACTGGCTTCCTCGACGAAAAGGCCAAACTGGATGTGTGGGCAGTGAATGGCGAGCTTCAAGAGCGAGCGGCGACACTGGAGTTAAGAGCATTCGACATTGAGACCGGCAAGTCAGTCCAATTGCGTGGTGCATATGAAAAGAAGGAATACATGCTGAAGGCCAACCAGACGACAGAACTCGTGGCCAACATGGACACTCCCAGCTTCGATGAGACTGTTGTTGTCGCCTATCTGATCGATCCAACATCTGGAGTGAATCTTGCAAGATGGGTGAGCTGGCCAGAGCCTTTCAAGTTCATGCGTATATCTTCAGAGCAGAAAGTCACGgttgaagaagttgatggtGGCACTGCAGTGGTAATCAGTGCAAACGCACCCACGAAAGGAGTTGTACTGAGCGCCCAAGACGAGAATGGCGATGAAATTATGTTTGATGACAATGCTATCGATTTGGTACCCGAAGAAAAGATCAAAATTGGAGTCAAGGGACGTTTGAGTGGAGGCAGTGTCAATACTAGGTTTTTGTATGACTGGGAGTTGAATCCTGATTTCAAATTGTAGGATGTGTgtgtgtaattgagcttttattgaccctgctcttaggtgtTCTAGCTATCTAGTGGGCAAGCTAGTTACTGAGGTAGGGGAAATCTAGGGCTATTTTAGGTAGGGAAAATTGTCCTAGTGAATCAAAACCCTCCTTAATATAATgagatatatagtatataatgcCCCTTAAAAACCCTCCCTGGGATTGTCTATAGTAGGCTTCCTAATCGGGCTTAGACTATCAAGGTTCTATCTAATAAGGAGCCTCTTTTCTACTCTAATGGCTAGTAAATTAGAAGTCGCAGGATTTAAACCTACTACCTTTGGCTCAGAGGATAAGCTGTTGGCTAAGCCCGGTGACCACTAACCGCTGGACTACCGACCCTCCAAATTGTAGGATAGATGAGGGCGACTGGGTCAATCAAAGGATTCGAGTTTTGGGGTTTGGTCTTGAGACTTGGAACGTTTAGTTCCAACAACAAGAACCGGGTCGGGCGTTATCTACAGTCAgagttttatattatttcttttcgCTGCAAGCAAGGCTAGATACTGCATTGTCTCAGTGATTGTCAAAGCGGAATGCATATCAGATAAGTGTTGCGCGTAGAAGGCTCCATTCAGAGTATGAATCTGCCCAGCGGCGAAGGCAGTAATCAATGTTTCACCAACAACTAGATTACAAAGCCAACATACCTGTCTGACACGCTCACAGCAGTGCTTGAGTCTGCCTAGCCCTCGAGATGTTGAGACTCTAATTGGACACTAAGCAAAGCCGCGTTGCAGGGATCATTTCCAGCTTCTGAGATGAGGCCCTCCCCGCACTTTGTTGTGTTCATGGTTTGTCTGTGTTCACAAAACGAGACTCTGGACCACATTGATTGAAGCACATCGCAATATAGTGCCTAGATTCTTCATCGTTAGTTCTTCAGGCCATAGCAAGTTCAGATGAGCACACTTTACCAACCTCTAAATGAAGCGGATGATGAGATCCGACTTCTCACACTCCTGCCAAAGTCACGCAGTACAGGTATTCCCCATTGTACTTTGGAGACATATTCCCTCAAGGCTTTCATTCCAAAATACCACGAGTTTCTCTCTACATTCAGATTCACCAATTCAAGCACCAGGGAGACCACTTCTCAGTGGATACGAAGTCGAATAGACCCTGAACTCGCAGGCCTGGCACCTCTTCAACGCTTGCATTCTAAGCAACCACCGCCGAGCCAATACCGGTTTTATTGGGGGGACTAAGCTGCTCTTTCCTATGTTTGGGGAGATGAGAAGGATATTTCCATCATTGTGCTGAACAAGAAGCGCAGACGAGTGACGACTAATCTCGCCAAGGCTCTATTGGCATTTATTAAAGATGGAGAGTTTGGAGATGACTTCAAGCTTTGGGTCGATGCTGTTTGTATTAACCAGCAAGATTTGGACGAACGCGCACGACAATTACGGAAAATGCGCCAAATCTATGGGTCTGCATGGGCCGTGATAGCATGGTTGGGTGAGGCTAGCTTCCAGAGCGACTCGGCTATCCAACTGATTCGCGATTTTTCGGCTCTCAGTGAATCCAATTGTGGTAGCCGAATCGAATCTTGTTTACGAAGTGAGCCTGAATATCTTGGAAAGGGTTGCTGGTTAGCACTACATGACCTGATGGAGCGTCCCTACTGGTATCGTCTATGGATCATACAAGAGATGATCATGGGTGCCTCGGCCACGTGGGTCCGATGCGGGAGTTCATCTATCGATTGGAATTCTTTCTGTTCCGGTATTGCTTTTCTGGAAGAGAATCTGTGGCTTGTGAAAGACGAGCTACTTGTGAGGGAGCGCTTCGCGGTAACTGGCAAGAGTGGTCCAACTTGGTCTGTCATGGGCATCCACCTTGTGTATCAAGACCTCTCAATCTTGAGTGAACGCGAGGAAAAGGGTGGACAGTATCCCAGTTTTGGAAGATTGCTTGACATTGCCAACGATGCAGAGTGCTCTAATCCAAGGGATAAAGTCTACGGGCTTGTCGGGCTAATGTCTCCTGCTGTAACCGGTAGCCTACAACCGGACTACACCCTTCCTGTATGTCAGGTCTATGCGGCCACAGCAAGAACTTTCATTGAGGCTGACCATAACCTGGAGCCTCTCCGCGATGGCAACCCTTGGGGTCCGTCCCAAGGTCCATCATGGGCTGCGGACTGGCTTTGGGAGGGCCGGGTTAGATCATCA
This Fusarium poae strain DAOMC 252244 chromosome 3, whole genome shotgun sequence DNA region includes the following protein-coding sequences:
- a CDS encoding hypothetical protein (CAZy:GH2), whose product is MVQRIDINEGWEFKQSSSLNNETASSYLPTAQFPTVAHIDLMHHNLIPDPYIDINELKCLWVNDADWTYRTGMVGPVTLKDSERAVLVFEGLDTIVDVYLNDQHILFSDNMHVSHRVDVTELLGNMADSAVLELRFKAAPAYGRSERERIGYKRLPTGRGVNFGGSERLFVRKAQYHWGWDWGPAVNTCGPWKPIYIEVYKSKVHDLWVTQNVTEDLSSVEVTVKGEVENADGIDHVTIQVFDNESRDTVCEKEAELSSDGSFKTCFAMDSPKLWYPFMYGKQNLYVVKVTIPGDTATKCIGLRRLRLLQHPLKDQQGTSFIFEINNICLFSGGSCWIPADFMLPRVTRQRYEQWICMAKEGNQSMIRVWGGGIVEDDMFYDICDREGILVWQDFLFACGNYPAPPDFIANVKNEAEQQVKRVGHHPSLVLWCGNNEDYMCADQDRCWDVDYSDTTGPWDKTTFPAREIYERTLPAVIAASETDVPYWISSPYGGSVSNDTTVGDTHCWDVWHGKLFPYQDYKAFTSRFISEFGFESAPSLNTLHRAITDPRERHAQSRTFDAHDKGPGHQRRYPMYMGENYRFRMNPLEDFVYCTQFLQAEAMAYAYNCWRREFRGPGQEYCAGVLVWQLNDIWPGTSWALVDVDLNPKPAYYITKRALAKTVVGMERVVTAKPPYITTGFLDEKAKLDVWAVNGELQERAATLELRAFDIETGKSVQLRGAYEKKEYMLKANQTTELVANMDTPSFDETVVVAYLIDPTSGVNLARWVSWPEPFKFMRISSEQKVTVEEVDGGTAVVISANAPTKGVVLSAQDENGDEIMFDDNAIDLVPEEKIKIGVKGRLSGGSVNTRFLYDWELNPDFKL